A section of the Castanea sativa cultivar Marrone di Chiusa Pesio chromosome 12, ASM4071231v1 genome encodes:
- the LOC142619494 gene encoding uncharacterized protein LOC142619494, with the protein MTTVKKKKLMSSAPWRGKEEATKEFQDAKLKVTKQKLGAESVMHVPRKKKDKSKRHDHDNYDDDSLVEVDPQLRYSFQRNYQFLQRVFSIDTIVKPLPPAMAYNVSRNLNFFTRIFTQFFDPEGIANAQKSLGIGQEEKARRVR; encoded by the exons atgacaacagtgaagaagaaaaagttgaTGTCATCGGCGCCATGGAggggcaaagaggaagccacGAAAGAGTTCCAAGACGCAAAGCTCAAAGTCACAAAGCAGAAGCTTGGAGCCGAGTCAGTGATGCACGTGCCTCGCAAGAAGAAAGACAAGTCCAAACGCCACGACCATGACAATTACGATGATGATTCCCTCGTCGAGGTTGACCCCCAGCTCCGCTACAGCTTTCAACGTAACTACCAG TTTCTTCAACGAGTATTCAGCATTGACACCATTGTGAAACCTCTTCCACCTGCCATGGCCTACAATGTTTCCCGCAACTTGAACTTCTTTACGCGAATTTTCACTCAGTTCTTTG ATCCAGAAGGTATAGCAAATGCCCAAAAATCACTAGGGATAGGACAAGAAGAGAAAGCTCGCCGCGTTCGTtga
- the LOC142618895 gene encoding TMV resistance protein N-like, with product MASTSSKTPSSSSSSSPSSIPGSNYDVFLSFRGEDTRHSFTDHLYEAFRLRGIDVFRDSEKLQLGQVIASELIQAVEESQFAIIVFSEKYADSRWCLDELAEIVECKKNKQLKVVPVFYHVDPSDVRNQTGPFEKAFNEHQKNDRINGEKIQKWKVAMREVGKLSGKHLLPHQRSEAKCIKVIVKEILNKLSNTFSTDTVGLIGIKTRVEKLKSHLAMESNDVRIIGILGTGGMGKTTLARVVYGMISNKFEACSFIANIREESKKCGLHKIQQILLRELLNDGDLKVHNVHNGVLMIKHRLRNKKILLVLDDVTELDQLKKLVGENCWFGSSSRVMITTRDKHLLVSHEVKEIYEAEVLNHEEALQLFSLKALKMDHPPEDYGKLSQAFVNYSKGLPLALEVLGSFLFGKNIDEWQNGLDRLNVFPERRILDVLQISFDGLQPIEQEIFLNIACFFNHVHQDIVIKILDYLGLYPKIGLRVLIDKSLVKLQENQLWMHDLLQEMGRDIVHQECPKDPGKRSRLWLFEDIDNVLTINTVTKEIQGIVLELNEPKKVYWNPKAFSKMQDLKLLKICGVQLMHDLKHLPNSLRVLDWRGYPSKSLTSNFQSKSFENLKSIKLSESPKLIEAPGIIEVPNLKSMVLKDCINLRRIHPSIGIHKKITILNLNGCKNLTSLPRKFEMECLTELNLCRCSKIKKIPEFSKNMKHVQSLYLGDTAITTLPTSIEHLTDLDWLDLRNCKNLMHLPDTIFNLKLIRRVDLDGCSKLDRLPENLGNARSLRSLALGNTTIRKVPSSIGLLKNLDSLSFFQCKGLSSNKLWYELLPFYSMPTSPRPMDLLFSSLSGASSLTHLCLYDCNLKAISNDIGSLFSLERLDLSGNDFVCLPESIIRLSKLTWMNLNKCTSLRSLPKLPLNIEWVEAEGCISLEMLADPIKPSDSLEPSLGLHNCFQLADNQSYIDRFISGIKKSLKLSPSLPLLFLEKEYNIVIPGSKIPEWFSIRNEVKIKLPSHLCKEVGIAICVLFCTHDNPYPSLSYWLIANGKRIYICNSTSIGKASSDQLWLVYLTPQYFNMEFNKLLWEDDVNGFSQIRIKIEDDILRLKVKKWGFRMIYKKDIEDLDRTMVQYSNNDITLYDGMDVLHHNFGNSSVAVECHEVKRSHDDYNGVGPSGEGSSNDITNPKRIKRHTEAHGKSDCEESSEYKECDEELSDWDESNDSNPDA from the exons ATGGCTTCCACTAGCTCTAAAACAccttcctcatcatcatcatcatctccttcTTCAATTCCTGGTTCAAACTATGATGTTTTTCTCAGTTTTCGGGGTGAGGACACCCGCCATAGCTTTACAGACCATTTATACGAGGCATTTAGATTGAGAGGCATTGACGTCTTTAGAGACAGTGAAAAACTCCAACTAGGACAAGTCATTGCTTCTGAGCTCATACAAGCAGTAGAAGAATCCCAGTTTGCAATCATTGTTTTCTCAGAAAAATACGCTGATTCCAGGTGGTGCTTGGATGAACTTGCTGAAATTGttgaatgcaaaaaaaataagcaaCTTAAAGTGGTGCCCGTCTTTTACCACGTAGATCCCTCCGATGTACGGAACCAGACTGGGCCGTTTGAAAAAGCCTTTAATGAACATCAGAAAAATGACAGAATCAACGGAGAGAAGATCCAGAAATGGAAGGTCGCTATGAGAGAAGTGGGGAAATTATCCGGCAAGCATTTACTGCCACATCAAAG GTCTGAGGCGAAATGTATCAAAGTCATTGTGAAAGAGATATTAAATAAATTGAGTAATACATTCTCAACCGATACTGTTGGACTAATAGGAATAAAAACCCGAGTTGAGAAATTGAAGTCACACTTAGCTATGGAATCAAATGATGTTCGCATTATAGGAATTTTGGGAACAGGAGGAATGGGTAAGACAACTCTTGCTAGAGTTGTTTATGGTATGATTTCCAATAAATTTGAAGCTTGTAGTTTTATCGCTAATATTAGGGAAGAATCTAAAAAATGTGGTTTACATAAGATACAACAAATACTTTTGAGGGAACTTTTAAATGATGGAGATTTGAAGGTACACAATGTTCATAATGGAGTTCTCATGATAAAACATAGATTACGTAATAAAAAgattcttcttgttcttgatgaTGTAACTGAATTAGACCAATTGAAGAAGTTAGTTGGGGAGAATTGTTGGTTTGGTTCAAGTAGTAGAGTTATGATAACAACAAGAGATAAGCATTTGTTGGTGTCGCATGaagtaaaagaaatatatgaggCTGAAGTCTTGAATCATGAGGAAGCTCTTCAACTTTTTAGTTTGAAAGCTTTGAAAATGGACCATCCACCTGAAGATTATGGAAAGCTATCTCAAGCTTTTGTAAATTATTCTAAGGGTCTTCCTTTGGCCCTTGAAGTTTTGGGTTCTTTCTTGTTCGGAAAAAACATTGATGAATGGCAAAATGGATTGGATAGGCTCAATGTATTTCCTGAAAGAAGAATTCTCGATGTGCttcaaataagttttgatgGACTACAACCAATAGAACAGgaaattttcttaaatattgcatgtttttttaatCACGTGCATCAAGATATTGTCATAAAAATACTAGACTATCTTGGGCTTTATCCTAAGATTGGATTAAGGGTTCTTATTGATAAATCTCTAgtaaaattgcaagaaaatcaATTGTGGATGCATGATTTACTACAAGAAATGGGCCGAGATATAGTTCATCAAGAGTGTCCTAAAGACCCTGGGAAACGTAGTAGATTGTGGTTGTTTGAGGATATTGACAATGTGTTGACAATAAATACG GTAACAAAGGAAATTCAAGGCATAGTACTAGAGTTGAATGAACCAAAAAAGGTATATTGGAATCCTAAAGCCTTTTCAAAGATGCAAGATTTAAAATTGCTTAAAATTTGTGGTGTTCAACTTATGCATGATCTCAAACATCTTCCTAATAGCTTAAGAGTTCTTGATTGGAGAGGGTACCCTTCAAAATCGTTGACATCAAATTTCCAATCAAAG agttttgagaatttgaaatCCATTAAGCTGAGTGAATCTCCAAAACTTATTGAAGCCCCAGGCATCATTGAAGTCCCAAATCTTAAGAGTATGGTTCTTAaagattgtataaatttacgTAGGATTCACCCATCAATTGGAATTCATAAAAAGATTACTATTCTTAATTTAAATGGGTGTAAGAACCTCACAAGTCTTCCAAGGAAGTTTGAAATGGAGTGTCTTACGGAACTCAATCTTTGTCGGtgctctaaaataaaaaaaattccagaatTCAGCAAAAACATGAAACATGTACAGAGCCTTTATTTAGGAGATACTGCAATTACAACACTGCCTACGTCGATTGAGCATTTGACTGACCTTGATTGGTTGGATTTACGTAATTGCAAAAATCTTATGCATTTACCTGAtaccatttttaatttaaagttgATTAGAAGAGTCGATCTTGATGGATGCTCAAAACTAGATAGACTGCCAGAGAACCTAGGGAATGCCAGAAGTCTAAGGTCGTTGGCTTTGGGCAACACTACTATAAGAAAGGTCCCTTCTTCCATTGGTCtcttaaaaaatcttgattcgCTATCTTTTTTTCAATGCAAGGGGTTATCATCTAATAAATTGTGGTATGAGCTCCTCCCGTTTTATTCAATGCCAACTAGTCCTCGTCCCATGGACTTGCTATTCTCTTCTCTATCAGGTGCGTCTTCTTTGACCCATTTGTGCTTATATGATTGCAATCTCAAGGCAATCTCCAATGATATTGGTTCCTTATTCTCTTTAGAACGGTTAGATCTAAGTGGAAATGATTTTGTTTGCCTTCCGGAAAGCATCATTCGACTTTCGAAATTAACATGGATGAACTTGAATAAGTGCACAAGTCTTCGATCATTGCCAAAGCTTCCATTGAATATTGAATGGGTTGAGGCAGAAGGTTGTATCTCACTGGAAATGTTAGCAGATCCAATAAAACCAAGCGATTCATTGGAACCATCTCTTGGTCTTCATAATTGCTTTCAATTGGCTGACAATCAAAGCTACATAGACAGGTTTATCTCAGGGATAAAAAAATCTCTcaagctctctccctctctccctctcttatTCCTAGAAAAGGAATATAACATTGTTATTCCTGGAAGTAAAATTCCTGAGTGGTTTAGCATAAGGAATGAAGTGAAAATAAAACTACCTTCTCATTTGTGTAAGGAAGTGGGAATTGCTATTTGCGTTTTGTTTTGTACGCATGATAATCCATACCCCTCTCTTAGCTATTGGTTGATAGCCAATGGAAAAAGAATTTATATTTGTAACTCTACCTCAATTGGTAAGGCTTCGTCAGATCAGCTTTGGCTAGTCTATCTGACTCCTCAATACTTCAACATggaatttaataaattattgtgGGAAGATGACGTGAATGGATTCAGTcagattagaatcaaaattgaaGACGATATTTTAAGGTTGAAGGTAAAAAAATGGGGGTTCCGAATGATATACAAGAAAGACATAGAAGATCTTGACCGAACAATGGTCCAGTATAGCAACAACGACATCACTCTTTATGATGGCATGGATGTTCTCCATCATAATTTCGGCAATTCGTCAGTGGCAGTGGAATGTCACGAAGTCAAGCGCAGTCATGATGATTACAATGGGGTTGGACCCAGTGGAGAAGGAAGCTCTAATGACATAACAAACCCAAAAAGGATTAAAAGGCACACAGAAGCCCATGGTAAATCAGATTGTGAGGAGTCAAGTGAGTACAAGGAATGTGATGAGGAGTTAAGCGATTGGGACGAATCTAATGACAGTAACCCCGACGCTTAA